From the Synechococcus sp. KORDI-49 genome, the window TTCGGGGACGGCCAGGCCAGCGTCAGAATCCTGTCTCTCTGCCGCGAGCATCTCGGCGTCTGAGGCGTTCATCAGCGACGACGGTCACTACAGATGGTGGCTTCGCAGGCGCTGGGAGCAGGGGGATGGCCTGCTGCTGTTCATCGGCCTGAATCCCTCGCGGGCAGATGGCCGCCGCGATGACCCCACCCTGCGGCGACTGATCGGTTTCGCCCGGGGGTGGGGCTACCGGGAGCTTCTGGTGCTCAACCTGTTCGCTCGGATCTCTCCATCGCCGGCGGCGCTGCGCCGCGTCCAGGATCCTGTCGGGGCCAGGAATGATGCCGTGCTGGAGCAGTGGTGCTCAGGCTGGACGCAGCGGCCTGAATGGGATCTCTGGTGCGGTTGGGGGGCCGGTGGATGCTGGCGGCACCGGGATCAGGCCGTGCGTTCCCTGTTGCTGCCCTGCATGGCGGAACGGCAGAGATGTCATCCGACGGCGTCGGGCCCGTTGACCATCGCTCTCACCCGGGGCGGTCATCCCCGCCATCCCCTCTATTCACCGTCCCAGGCTGTGCTCAAGCCGTTCGCCTGGGCAGAGGCCCAGATCATCCGTCATCCTGAGACCACCTCCGCGGTCCGACGACCTCGCTGATGCCCCGCAAACCCCGCCGCTACGCCGTGCATCTCCACCTGGTCGGCGGGCAGACCGAACGGGTCCACTTCCCCAAACTCGAGACCTTTCAGGAGTGGTACCAGGGCATCGTGAACGCGAGTGGTCAGGCCGGTTTCGTCAACGTTCCCATCAGTGATCTGGAGGGCGAGTATCTGGTGGTTCGTCCGGAAGCAGTGATCGGCGTCCGTGTTGAACCTCAGTTCTCCTCGGTCGATGACGCCTGAACGGCTTGGCCTGCTCTGGGGAGTGACCGTCTTCGCCGGCGCCGGGGCAAGGCTGCTGGCGGCTGTGTCCAAACTGCCTGGAGTGGTGCTGCTTCTGCTCTCCGGACTGCTGATCGGACGCTCCGGCCTCGGACTGGTGGAGCCGCTGGATCTGGGTTCCGGTCTGGGAACCGTGGTGGGGTTGCTGGTGAGCCTGGTGCTCTTCGATGGTGGACTCAACCTGCGTTTCCCTGGCGAGACGATCAAGACCACGGTGCAGCGGATCGCTGTTCTGCGCCTGCTGATCTCTCTGGGAGCGGGGCTCATGGCAGCTCACTGGCTGGCCGGATTGAACTGGTCAGTGGCTGCCGTGTTCAGTGCCATCGTCCTGGCCACAGGGCCGACGGTGGTGACGCCTCTGGTGCGTCAGATGCGTCTGGCCTCACCGCTCGGGGACATTCTCGAGGCAGAGGGTCTCGTTCTGGAGCCGATCGGAGCGGTGCTGGCGCTGCTGCTGCTTGAGCTGGTGCTGGGGGATCTGCACGGCTGGCGGGAGCTGGTGGTCGGTCTGCTGCTGCGCCTCGGCGGCGGGGTGCTGATCGGTGCCGGTGTCGGCTGGCTGCTCTCGGAGATGCTGCGCCGGCTGAAACCCGATCAGGCGTCCGGTCTGCCGTTGCAGCTCACGCTGGGGATGCTGTTCCTGATGTACGGCGTCAGTGAATGGTTGCTGCCGGAATCCGCTCTGCCGGCCTCCGTCGCTGCCGGCATCGTCGTGGGCCGACGGCCAGCCACGAACACTGCGGATCTGGATGTTCTGATCCAGGAGCTGGCCCAGCTGGCGATCACGATGCTGTTTCCCTTGCTGGCCGCAGACGTCTCCTGGGCGGAGTTGAGTCCTCTCGGCTGGGGCGGCATCAGCTGTGTCCTGGCCCTGATGCTGGTGGTGCGTCCGATCTCCGTGGGGGTGGCCACTGCCGGACTCCCTCTGAACGGTCGTCAGAGATTCTTCCTGGGCTGGCTTGCACCACGGGGCATCGTCACCGCGTCGGTGGCCTCGCTGTTCTCGATCCGCCTGGAACAGGCCGGGATCCTTGGGGCCGGCCGACTTCAGGGCCTTGTGTTCCTGACCATCCTGATGACGGTGGGTCTGCAGGGCTTGACGGCCCAGCCGCTTGCCCGGGCCCTTGGACTGATCGAGCCGGAGCCGGAGCCGGACGAACCCGTGGCCTCAGCTGAGACAGCGTTCAAGTCTGGGCAGGTCCTCGCCGATCCTGGCCAGTAGCGACCAGGTCGTGAGCAGATCAGGCCCCTGCAGGCGACCGAGCAGCGCGGCACGTAGGGATTTCATGATCACGCCCTTCTTCACGCCTGCAGCCTTGGCGGCGTCTGCGAGCAGGATCTGCCCCCGTGCCGGGTCATCCCCGTTCCAGGGGGAGGCGTGCAGAGCGTCCGCCAGGGCCTTGATCGCCGCTGCGGCCCCCTCCACCTCCAGCTGTTTCTCCGCATCAGCCTCCAGGCCAGGGCGTTCAAAGAAGGGGCGGGCCTGATCGACACCGTCCTCGATCAGGGTCAGGGACGGCCCCAGGAGGGTGCAGAGGTCAAGCCCCCAGTCGGCCGATGCGGGCAGCTGCCATCCGCGCTGCTCCCAGAGAGGCCTGAGGCAGCTGAGCAGCAGTTCGCTGCTCAGGCCATGCAGCACCTGGGCATTGAGCCAGTTGAGCTTGTCCCAGTCAAAGCGCGCGCCCGCCTTGTTGACCCGCTCGAAGCTGAACACCTCAGCAGCCTCCGGCAGGGTGAAGCGTTCCTCCATCCCTTCGGGCACGGACCAGCCCAGCAGGGTCATGTAGTTGGCGATCGCTTCAGGGGTGTAGCCCATCGCGCGGAAGTCGTTGATCGATGTCACACCGTCCCGCTTGGACAGTTTCCGGCCCTCCGCGTTGAGGATCAGCGGCGCGTGGGCGAAGGCCGGAACTGCCAGTCCCAGAGCCTGATAGAGCAGCAGCTGTTTGGCGGTGTTGGCGATGTGGTCTTCACCACGGATCACATGGGTGATGGCCATGGCGGCGTCATCGACAACCACGACGAGGTTGTAAAGAGGGTCGCCGATCTGATCCGCAGCAGCTCTGCGGGCGATCACCATGTCGCCGCCGAGGTCGGCTCCGCGCCAGCTCATCGGTCCTCGCACGAGATCCGTCCAGCGGATCTCCGCGGAGTCATCTATGCGAAAGCGGATGACGGCTTCCCGACCCTCAAGCTGGAAGGCCTCTTCCTGTTCCGGCGTGAGGTGCCGGTGACGGTTGTCATACCGAGGCGCTTGGTTGGCGGCCTTCTGGGCTTCCCGCATGGCCTCCAGCTCCTGCTCGCTGGCGTAACAGCGATAGGCGAGCCCCTGCTCGAGCAGGATCCGGATGGCGTCGCGATGCTGCTCCACCCGCTCGCTCTGGATCACGGGTTCCTCGTCCCAGTCGATGCCAAGCCACTGGAGGCCTTCGAGGATGTTCTGGGTGAATTCGGGTTTGGAGCGCTCCTTGTCGGTGTCCTCGATGCGAAGCAGGAAGCTGCCCTTCTGATTTCTGGCGAAAAGCCAGTTGAAAACTGCAGTTCTTGCCGTGCCGATGTGAAGCGTGCCCGTGGGGCTGGGGGCCAGACGAACGCGCACCATGGCGACACAGGATGGTGAGAACGGGACCGACGGGATTCGAACCCGCAACTTCCGCCGTGACAGGGCGGTGCTCTAACCGGTTGAACTACGGTCCCAGATCGGCCTCGGAACCGGAGCTCGCCCGGCGAAACCTGAACTGTGTCGCCTGCGCGACATCAGAAGTATCGACTGTCGGCATGCCCTCCGTCAACACGTTTCAGCACGCGAACGGAGTGTGTCAGCGAAGCCATGTCGACGCCGTTGCAACAGAAAAATCCCGATGGCACGGCCATCGGGATCATGCGTGTGAACGTTGTCGAGCAGACCTCAGGGCCTGAATCCAGCGGGCTCGATGAGGCGCACCTGGTTTCCACGGGCCGTGAATTCCCGACCCTGGTCGCTCTGCACGACCACACGACCACCTGACTTGACGCGGATGACGCGGGCACGGACCCAGCCGAGGGCGGCTGACTCGAGCACCTTCACAACATCACCTGGTTGAAGATCCAACTCCATGCTCAGAACCGGGAAACTGCACTGGGGGTCATCGGACGCGCCGTGGAGGACTCGAACCCCCGACATCAGGTTTTGGAGACCTGCGTTCTACCAACTGAACTAACGGCGCAAGGCGATGAACCCCCTGACCATCATCAATGTGATGGCGACTGGATTGAACGAGGTCGAAACCTCAGCGATCGAAGCGCTGCTTCACGCGGGTGGCCTTGCCCACCCGTTCCCGCAGATAGAAAAGCTTCGCCCTGCGTACTTTACCGCGCCGCTCAACTTTGATCGAGGCCACCTGGGGGCTGTGCAGCATGAAGACCCTTTCCACACCGATGCCCTGGAAGATCCTGCGCACGGTGATCGTTTCATTCATGCCGCCATGGCGCTTGGAGATCACCACCCCTTCGTAGGGCTGCACCCGCTCCTTGTTGCCCTCGCTGATGCGCACGCCCACCCGCACCGTGTCACCCACGTAGATGTCGGGAAGTTCCGCCTTCAGCTGGTCTGCCTCGAAACCGCGGATCAGCTCTTCCGGGCTGAGTCTGCGGGCTGGTGCCGCACTGGCTTCCGCCGGCGCCTCGGTGGTCACCACCTCTTCCGAGGTCTCCGTGCTCTCGTCCGCCACCGTCGTGTCCTTCGGATCGGCTGCCATCCCAGCTCCGCGTTGAATCGCCAAACAATCAGTGTACCTTCCGGCGCCATTGCCCGATCAGCATTCCTGCACCGGTCACCAGCATCCAGAGCAGACCGATGGCGTTGAGGAGGACCACCACCGGCTCCAGCGTCGCCCCGAGCCATTCACCTTCATGCAGAGCCATCAGCCAGTGCACCTGGTCGCGGCTGGCGCCGAACCAGTCCCGGGCCAGTCGATAGCTGACACCGGAGCACACGGTGATCAGCAGGGGCAGCACCACAAGGGGGGCGATGCGCCGATGCAGTTCGCGCACGCGCACAAGCAGGCTCATGACTGTCACCGCTTCAATCGCTGTTGATAGCGTGACGGATATGGAGTTGGGTGATGAACCTGTTCGCCGAATTGCTCAGCACCACGCAGACCTCCCGTGCCACCGCCACCGGTCCACGCATCCAGAAACGCCGGGGTGTGGAGATCAAATCGGCCCGGGAAGTGAAGATCATGCGCCAGGCCAGCAGCATCGTGGCCACCGTGCTCCGCGAAGTGATGGCGATGGTGGAGCCCGGTCAGACCACTGGCGATCTCGACGCCTTCGCCGAACGCCGCATCCGCGAGATGGGAGCCACCCCCAGTTTCAAGGGTTACCACGGGTTCCCCGCAAGCATCTGCGCCAGCATCAACAACGAAGTGGTGCATGGCATCCCCAGCCCCAAGAGGGTGATTCACAAGGGTGATCTGCTGAAGGTCGACACAGGTGCTTATTTCGAGGGTTACCACGGCGACAGCTGCGTCACGATCTGCGTCGGGGAGGCCTCTCCCGAGGCTCAGACCCTCAGTCGCGTCGCGCGGGAGTCTCTGATGGCCGGTCTCGGCCAGATCAAGGCCGGCAACACCCTTCTCGATATCGCAGGTGCCGTCGAAGATCACGTGAGGGCCAACGGTTTCAGCGTGGTGGAGGACTACACCGGCCACGGGGTCGGCAGGAATCTGCATGAAGAGCCTTCGGTGTTCAACTTCCGTACCGATGAACTGCCGAACCTCACCCTGCGGCCTGGCATGACCCTCGCGGTCGAGCCGATCCTCAACGCGGGCAGCAAGGTCTGCCGCACCCTCCGGGACCGCTGGACCGTGGTCACCCGTGACGGGTCGCTGTCCGCCCAGTGGGAGCACACGGTCCTCGTGACCAGTGATGGCTGCGAGATCCTCACGGACCGTGGCGACTGAGCGAACGGCTGTACACCCATCGCCCGAGTTCCGTCAGCGGCATCAGCACATAGGTCAACGGGTTCGGTGTGACGATCACCAGCCGCAGACCGAGACCGACCTGCATCAGCACCTGGCGCACCACGAACTCCGCTGACATCACGCCGATCGGGTTGAGCTCCGATCGGAATGGACCCAGCACCAGCTTGCGGATCACCAGATGCTCCCGCAGGTTCGGGTCGAGGTTGGCGCCGCGCAGGCTCACCAGCTGACCGATCAGGCGCTTGCTCAGCTCATAGGCGGGACTCACCGCCGGCTGGATTTCAGCCTCCGAGGTGTTCACCCACACTTCGCGGCGGTTCCCCCCTGCCGATGCCTTCGCGCAGGCTTCGAACCGCTGCATCAGTCTCCAGGCACTGAGGGCATTGACCTCGATCGCCCGGTTCAAGGTCTCCGGGTCCTGTGCACCCTGCGGATTGACGCCGTGATTGATGACAAGGATGTCCAGTGCAGCCAGGCAGTCATCAAGTGCCTTCTCCTCCCCGCACCGCCACACCACCCACTCGAAGTCAGGAGCGGATGCGGAGGATGAGCGCTCAGGACTGTGGGTGAGGCCGACCACATGGGCCCCACGGGCCTGGAGTTCCAGCCCCAGAGCTTGTCCAAGCCTGCCCCGGGCCCCGGTGATGCCGATGCGGCGTCCGCTCCAGCGCGTCTCGGATCGCAGGGTCTGGGCCATGGCATCAGCTTGGGGCATCCTTGGCTCATCAGTACGCAGATGGCGCCGCGATTGTCTGATGCCGCCCTGCTGGCACTGTTCGCTCCCTACTGCGGAGGCCTCTCCAGGGAACAGGACTTGCAGGAGGCCCTCCAGGTGATGGCGGGTCGCCGTCTGGACGGCCTGCGTCCCGTTCATGGGGGGCGTGGTCATCGCTTCCGGTTGAGCTGGAGCGCCGTGCATGCGCCGCTGGAGATCGCGCACTGTGACCTGGCGTTCCCCGATCAGCCCGACATCACGTACCGCTTCGAGCTGCTCACCCATCAGCTCGTGGACTGGCTGATGGATCGTTCCGATTCCGGGGGGGCAGGCTCGGATCTGCCCGACAGCTTCTGGAG encodes:
- a CDS encoding DUF1643 domain-containing protein, with product MPMPTERCRGRSIPSGTARPASESCLSAASISASEAFISDDGHYRWWLRRRWEQGDGLLLFIGLNPSRADGRRDDPTLRRLIGFARGWGYRELLVLNLFARISPSPAALRRVQDPVGARNDAVLEQWCSGWTQRPEWDLWCGWGAGGCWRHRDQAVRSLLLPCMAERQRCHPTASGPLTIALTRGGHPRHPLYSPSQAVLKPFAWAEAQIIRHPETTSAVRRPR
- a CDS encoding sodium:proton antiporter: MTPERLGLLWGVTVFAGAGARLLAAVSKLPGVVLLLLSGLLIGRSGLGLVEPLDLGSGLGTVVGLLVSLVLFDGGLNLRFPGETIKTTVQRIAVLRLLISLGAGLMAAHWLAGLNWSVAAVFSAIVLATGPTVVTPLVRQMRLASPLGDILEAEGLVLEPIGAVLALLLLELVLGDLHGWRELVVGLLLRLGGGVLIGAGVGWLLSEMLRRLKPDQASGLPLQLTLGMLFLMYGVSEWLLPESALPASVAAGIVVGRRPATNTADLDVLIQELAQLAITMLFPLLAADVSWAELSPLGWGGISCVLALMLVVRPISVGVATAGLPLNGRQRFFLGWLAPRGIVTASVASLFSIRLEQAGILGAGRLQGLVFLTILMTVGLQGLTAQPLARALGLIEPEPEPDEPVASAETAFKSGQVLADPGQ
- the gltX gene encoding glutamate--tRNA ligase produces the protein MVRVRLAPSPTGTLHIGTARTAVFNWLFARNQKGSFLLRIEDTDKERSKPEFTQNILEGLQWLGIDWDEEPVIQSERVEQHRDAIRILLEQGLAYRCYASEQELEAMREAQKAANQAPRYDNRHRHLTPEQEEAFQLEGREAVIRFRIDDSAEIRWTDLVRGPMSWRGADLGGDMVIARRAAADQIGDPLYNLVVVVDDAAMAITHVIRGEDHIANTAKQLLLYQALGLAVPAFAHAPLILNAEGRKLSKRDGVTSINDFRAMGYTPEAIANYMTLLGWSVPEGMEERFTLPEAAEVFSFERVNKAGARFDWDKLNWLNAQVLHGLSSELLLSCLRPLWEQRGWQLPASADWGLDLCTLLGPSLTLIEDGVDQARPFFERPGLEADAEKQLEVEGAAAAIKALADALHASPWNGDDPARGQILLADAAKAAGVKKGVIMKSLRAALLGRLQGPDLLTTWSLLARIGEDLPRLERCLS
- a CDS encoding hyperconserved protein Hcp; its protein translation is MELDLQPGDVVKVLESAALGWVRARVIRVKSGGRVVVQSDQGREFTARGNQVRLIEPAGFRP
- the rplS gene encoding 50S ribosomal protein L19; amino-acid sequence: MAADPKDTTVADESTETSEEVVTTEAPAEASAAPARRLSPEELIRGFEADQLKAELPDIYVGDTVRVGVRISEGNKERVQPYEGVVISKRHGGMNETITVRRIFQGIGVERVFMLHSPQVASIKVERRGKVRRAKLFYLRERVGKATRVKQRFDR
- the map gene encoding type I methionyl aminopeptidase, with protein sequence MNLFAELLSTTQTSRATATGPRIQKRRGVEIKSAREVKIMRQASSIVATVLREVMAMVEPGQTTGDLDAFAERRIREMGATPSFKGYHGFPASICASINNEVVHGIPSPKRVIHKGDLLKVDTGAYFEGYHGDSCVTICVGEASPEAQTLSRVARESLMAGLGQIKAGNTLLDIAGAVEDHVRANGFSVVEDYTGHGVGRNLHEEPSVFNFRTDELPNLTLRPGMTLAVEPILNAGSKVCRTLRDRWTVVTRDGSLSAQWEHTVLVTSDGCEILTDRGD
- a CDS encoding SDR family oxidoreductase, with the protein product MPQADAMAQTLRSETRWSGRRIGITGARGRLGQALGLELQARGAHVVGLTHSPERSSSASAPDFEWVVWRCGEEKALDDCLAALDILVINHGVNPQGAQDPETLNRAIEVNALSAWRLMQRFEACAKASAGGNRREVWVNTSEAEIQPAVSPAYELSKRLIGQLVSLRGANLDPNLREHLVIRKLVLGPFRSELNPIGVMSAEFVVRQVLMQVGLGLRLVIVTPNPLTYVLMPLTELGRWVYSRSLSRHGP
- the ebsA gene encoding type IV pilus biogenesis protein EbsA; this encodes MAPRLSDAALLALFAPYCGGLSREQDLQEALQVMAGRRLDGLRPVHGGRGHRFRLSWSAVHAPLEIAHCDLAFPDQPDITYRFELLTHQLVDWLMDRSDSGGAGSDLPDSFWRWLLTGADPSAADA